The Rhizobium leguminosarum DNA segment GTGGCAGCTTTCGCGCGATGAGCAGGATCGGTTCGCCGTCGCCTCGCAGAACAAGGCGGAGGCGGCGCAGAAGGCCGGCCGCTTTGCCGACGAGATCATCCCCTACATCATCCAGACGCGTAAGGGCGACGTTACGGTCGATGCCGACGAATATATCCGCCACGGCGCTACGCTGGAGGCGATGGGCAAGCTGCGCCCGGCCTTCGACAAGGAGGGCACCGTTACGGCCGCGAATGCGTCCGGCCTCAATGACGGTGCGGCCGCAGCAGTGCTGATGAGCGAAGCGGAGGCGGTCCGGCGCGGCATCCAGCCGCTCGCCCGCATCGTTTCCTGGGCAACGGCGGGCGTCGATCCGCAGATCATGGGCACCGGCCCGATTCCGGCTTCCCGCAAGGCGCTCGAAAAGGCCGGCTGGTCGGTCGGCGATCTCGATCTCGTCGAAGCCAACGAGGCGTTTGCGGCGCAAGCCTGCGCCGTCACCAAGGATCTCGGATGGGATCCTGCGATCGTCAACGTCAACGGCGGGGCGATTGCCATCGGCCATCCGATCGGCGCTTCCGGCGCGCGCGTTCTCAATACGCTGTTGTTCGAAATGAAGCGCCGCGGCGCCAAGAAGGGCCTTGCCACGCTTTGCATCGGGGGCGGCATGGGTGTCGCCATGTGCTTCGAAGCACTTTAAAGTAGCATACGATCCGTCATTGATTGAAAATCTCGCCACAAGGCGGGGCGAAAACAAAAGGGAGCGGAACATGAGCAGAGTGGCTGTGGTCACCGGGGGTACGCGTGGCATTGGCGCGGCCATATCCATGGCGTTGAAAAATGCCGGATACAGGGTTGCTGCCAATTATGCCGGCAACGACGAGAAGGCCAAAGCCTTCCACGACGTTACCGGCGTCCCGGTGTTCAAATGGGATGTTTCGGATTACCTCGCTTGCGGCGAGGGGATTGCCAGGATCGAAAGCGAGATCGGGCCGGTCGAAATCCTCGTCAACAATGCCGGCATCACCCGTGACGCGATGTTCCACAAGATGACGCAGCAGCAATGGCACGAGGTGATCAATACCAACCTCACCGGTCTGTTCAACATGACGCATCAGGTCTGGACCGGCATGCGCGACCGTAGCTTCGGCCGCATCGTCAATATCTCGTCGATCAACGGCCAGAAAGGCCAGATGGGTCAGGTGAATTATTCGGCAGCCAAGGCGGGCGATCTCGGCTTCACCAAGGCGCTGGCCCAGGAAGGGGCGGCCAAGAACATCACCGTCAACGCCATCTGCCCCGGTTATATCGGAACGGAAATGGTGCTTGCCGTGCCGGAAAAGGTGCTGAACGAACGCATCATCCCGCAGATCCCCGTCGGCCGTCTCGGCGAGCCGGAAGAGATCGCGCGCTGCGTCACCTTCCTCGCCTCCGACGATGCCGGCTTCATCACCGGTTCGACGCTGACGGCCAATGGCGGGCAGTTCTTCGCCTAGAGCATGATGCCGAAAAGTGTGAGCGGTTTTCGGGCGACATCATGCTCTAACTCTTTAATGTAGAACAGGATTCAGATTTTAGGCCGAGCGGGCCTAAAATCATCCTGTTCTGGAGTGCGTCTCGCAAAACTGTATTGTGGTTTTGCGATAACGAGATACGTAACTTTCCGAGTGGATCAGCGGTGGATTGAAGCAAGAGCGCGTCCGGTTGGATGCGCTCTTGCTTATTTCATGCCCCGATATACCCATCGCCGCTTGTGCCTGGGCGTCAATAGGCGACCATCGTCAACGTCTTGTTCCGCGGGCGTGAGCAGCAAAAAAACGGGCGCCGAAGCGCCCGTTGGGAGTCCGATATGCCTTTTTGCCGATTAGCAACGGGCCTCGTAACGGCGGCCGTAACGGTCGCGATAGACGCAGTAGCCGCGGCGTTCGACCGAATGGCCGATGAGAGCGCCGGTCAGACCGCCGGCGACGGCGCCGACCGCGGCACCACCCCAGCTGTTGGTGACGACACCGCCGATAACCGCACCGGTGCCGGCGCCGATCGCGGTACCTTGTTCGGTCGCTGTGCAGGATGCAAGAGCGCCAACGAGCGCACCAATAAGAACAATCTTCTTCATCATGTCGTAACTCCCCAGGTTTGTTGGCCTTTAGACGCGGCCCATGAGTACAAGGATAATGATAATCACGAGAACTAGCCCCAAACCGCCGGAAGGTCCATAGCCCCAGCCACGGCTATAACCCCAATTCGGCAAGGCTCCGATCAAGAGCAGAATGAGGATAACAAGTAGTATTGTGCCAAGCATGGTGTGTTTCCTTCATTTCATCGGCAATTTGAATGGACGAGAAACACCTATTGGCGATTTTTGTTCCCGGTTTAGCCAGGAAATGTCACGCGTCTTGACCTCCAACTATCGGGAACTTGCTCGTATGGTTAAAAAGGCTTTTAAATACAACATGTTGCGGTGAACAAAGCGAGAAAGTCCCGATGTCGCCGATTCGTCAGCGATTCGTTCCGTTTTTGATCGGTGCGCCGCCACTGACCATCACGACTTAATCGCATCTGAATCCGCCTTCCGAAAGATTAACGCCAAGACCATGAGGCTGAGGGGGGAATCCGCCACCGATCCGCATCTAGGGCGCCGATTGAATTCCGACCACCAGATATTGCCGTGAACAAAAGGCGAAATCAATACAGTCGGCGATTCGTCGCCGATTCGTTCCGGCTTTGGTCGACAGGTTAATTTCGGGCGCAATTTTCGATTGTTCGCCGTCGGGCGAACTCGTCATCCATGACAGCGAAAAAACAAAAGGGGTGGGAGTCCAGCGATTCAGCATCTAGTGGGAAAAAGTGATTCAAAATCAATACTTAGCCGTGAACAAAAGCTGAATCAGCGGGAGTCACCGATTCGTCGCTGATTCGTTCTCACGCTGTTCCGAATCGGAAATCCGGGTGTTCCCCAAGACTCGCAAAGGTCGTAATCCCCGAAGCATTTTGAAATCTGCCCTTGCGTTTGCGGCGACAGCTGTCCATGTGTTCTCTAGCTTCTCTGAGGAGCCGAGATTTCCTGGGGGCGCTCGCCTCATTTGCATGGACCCATGATCTGACTTCGCAGCCGATTATTCTGAGTGGACGCGGTGTGACCGCGGTGCTCGGGCCAACCAATACCGGCAAGACCCATTATGCCATCGAGCGCATGGTCGCGCATGGGACCGGCGTGATCGGCCTGCCGCTCAGGCTGCTGGCGCGCGAGGTCTATACGCGGGTGGTAGAGAAGGTCGGCGCGCAGAATGTGGCGCTGGTCACCGGCGAGGAAAAGATTTCGCCGCCCAATGCGCGTTTTTCGGTCTGCACCGTCGAGGCGATGCCGCGCGAGACCAAGGCCGCCTTCGTTGCGATCGACGAGGTGCAGCTCGCCGGCGATCTCGAGCGCGGCCATATCTTCACCGACCGCATCCTGCATCTTCGCGGCCGTGAGGAAACGCTGCTGCTCGGCGCGGCGACGATGCGCCCGATCCTGCAGCAGCTCCTGCCCGGCATCAATATCGTCGAGCGGCCGCGGCTTTCGCATCTTTTCTATGCCGGGCAGAAGAAGATCGCCCGGCTGCCGCAGCGCTCGGCCATCGTCGCCTTCCCGGCCGATGAAGTCTATGCCATCGCCGAGCTCATCCGCCGGCAGCGCGGCGGCGCGGCTGTCGTGCTCGGCGCGCTCAGCCCGCGCACCCGCAACGCGCAGGTGGCACTTTATCAGGCAGGCGATGTCGAATATCTGGTGGCGACCGATGCGATCGGCATGGGCCTCAACCTCGATGTCGATCACGTTGCCTTCGCCCAGGACCGGAAATTCGACGGCTACCAGTTCCGCAATCTCAATCCGGGTGAACTCGGTCAGGTCGCCGGGCGCGCCGGGCGGCACGTGCGCGACGGAACCTTCGGCGTCACCGGACAGGTCTCGCCCCTCGACGAGGAGC contains these protein-coding regions:
- a CDS encoding YMGG-like glycine zipper-containing protein; the protein is MMKKIVLIGALVGALASCTATEQGTAIGAGTGAVIGGVVTNSWGGAAVGAVAGGLTGALIGHSVERRGYCVYRDRYGRRYEARC
- a CDS encoding beta-ketoacyl-ACP reductase; the encoded protein is MSRVAVVTGGTRGIGAAISMALKNAGYRVAANYAGNDEKAKAFHDVTGVPVFKWDVSDYLACGEGIARIESEIGPVEILVNNAGITRDAMFHKMTQQQWHEVINTNLTGLFNMTHQVWTGMRDRSFGRIVNISSINGQKGQMGQVNYSAAKAGDLGFTKALAQEGAAKNITVNAICPGYIGTEMVLAVPEKVLNERIIPQIPVGRLGEPEEIARCVTFLASDDAGFITGSTLTANGGQFFA
- a CDS encoding DUF3309 family protein, which translates into the protein MLGTILLVILILLLIGALPNWGYSRGWGYGPSGGLGLVLVIIIILVLMGRV
- a CDS encoding acetyl-CoA C-acetyltransferase, whose translation is MSNSSIVIASAGRTAVGSFNGAFATVPAHELGAAVIKGALARAGVDAGEVDEVILGQVLAAGEGQNPARQAAIKAGIPNEATAWGVNQLCGSGLRAVALGMQQIANGDAKIIVAGGQESMSMAPHAMHLRGGVKMGDAKMIDTMIKDGLTDAFHGYHMGITAENVARQWQLSRDEQDRFAVASQNKAEAAQKAGRFADEIIPYIIQTRKGDVTVDADEYIRHGATLEAMGKLRPAFDKEGTVTAANASGLNDGAAAAVLMSEAEAVRRGIQPLARIVSWATAGVDPQIMGTGPIPASRKALEKAGWSVGDLDLVEANEAFAAQACAVTKDLGWDPAIVNVNGGAIAIGHPIGASGARVLNTLLFEMKRRGAKKGLATLCIGGGMGVAMCFEAL